GCCACGAGGGCGCCTGCGCCAGCGCGTCGGTGGCCTTCAACGCCGCCTGTGACGACGTGCAAAGCGGCCGCCACAAGATCGTCTTCGCCGGCGGCGTGGAAAAGATGACCGATGTGTCCGGCGACGATGCCACCGCGGCGCTGGCCGCCGCCGCCGAGCGCGAGTACGAGGCCGACCAGGGCGCGACCTTTCCCCTGCTCTATGCGCTGATGGCCAAGTCGCACATGGCCGCCTACGGCACCACGCGCGCCATGCTGACCGCGGTCGCGGTCAAAAACCACCGCAACGCCAGCAAGAACCCGCACGCGCAGTTCCAGACCGAGATCACGCCGGAGATCGTCGAAACGTCGATCATGGTCGCCGATCCGCTGCGGCTGTTCGATTGCTCGCCGATCACCGACGGATGCGCCGGATTGATTGTGGTCCCCGAAGATGTCGCCAAGGCGAGCGGACGACCGTACGCGCGGGTCATCGGACGCGCCATCAGCGCCGATCAGATGTTTCTGCACCGCCGCAAGGTCTTCCACCAGATGCCGGGCGTGACGCGGGCGGCGGCGGCGGCGTTGAAACAGGCGGGCAAGACCGTGCGCGACATGAAGGCGTTTGAAGTGCACGATTGTTTCACCATCGCCGAACTGATGATCCTCGAGGCGATCGGCCTCTACGAGCCGGGCAAGGCCGGCCCGGCGACGCTGGCGGGCGCGACCGCGATCGAAGGAGAGCATCCGGTGAATTCCTCGGGCGGGCTGAAAGGCAAGGGGCATCCGGTGGGCGCCACCGGGGCGGCCCAGATCGGCGAGCTGCTGCTGCAGTTGACCGGACGCGCGCCAATGGGACGCCAGATCCCCGGCGAGCCGGACAGGGGCATGGCGGTCAATGTGGGCGGCATCGGCACAATGGCGGGTGTCACCATTCTGGAAGGAGTGAGACGATGAGCGGCACGATATTCCCTCCGCGCATCAAGCGACGGTCCGATGTGCTCTACCATCTGCGCGCGGCGCGCTTTGCCAGCGGCGCGGTGGTTTACCCGCCGTGCGAAATCCACCCCGAAACCGGCGAGACCGATCCGGAAATCATCCGTCTGCCCAAGACCGGCACGGTGGTGCTGGACACAGTGCAACGGATTGTCCCCGGCTGGATGACGCTCAATGGGCCCTACCATGTCGCGATCATCGAATGCGATGATGACCAGCACACGCGGCTGATGGGCCAGTTGACCGGGGCCGAGGCCGACGTCGACTACACCGGTTGGCGGGTGCAGGCGCGGTTCCGGCGGATCAATTCGAACGGCCCGGACGGGGCGATCATTTACGGCTTCAAGTGGGAGCCGATGGTCGGCCCGGCGTTCATGCAGACGTAAGGATTGTGTCGCTGTCAACGAGACAGCGGCCGCCCGCGGTTGCGGGCGGCCGTTGTGTTATCGGCAAGGGCGAATGAA
This bacterium DNA region includes the following protein-coding sequences:
- a CDS encoding beta-ketoacyl synthase N-terminal-like domain-containing protein, whose amino-acid sequence is MNQTPCVLGFGMSPWGSEWQLSARELIARAARATAADAGIHLKDVEAIHMGAMSSGLFTGQENLGAYAADAMGLVGVPASRHEGACASASVAFNAACDDVQSGRHKIVFAGGVEKMTDVSGDDATAALAAAAEREYEADQGATFPLLYALMAKSHMAAYGTTRAMLTAVAVKNHRNASKNPHAQFQTEITPEIVETSIMVADPLRLFDCSPITDGCAGLIVVPEDVAKASGRPYARVIGRAISADQMFLHRRKVFHQMPGVTRAAAAALKQAGKTVRDMKAFEVHDCFTIAELMILEAIGLYEPGKAGPATLAGATAIEGEHPVNSSGGLKGKGHPVGATGAAQIGELLLQLTGRAPMGRQIPGEPDRGMAVNVGGIGTMAGVTILEGVRR
- a CDS encoding OB-fold domain-containing protein — its product is MSGTIFPPRIKRRSDVLYHLRAARFASGAVVYPPCEIHPETGETDPEIIRLPKTGTVVLDTVQRIVPGWMTLNGPYHVAIIECDDDQHTRLMGQLTGAEADVDYTGWRVQARFRRINSNGPDGAIIYGFKWEPMVGPAFMQT